In Hasllibacter sp. MH4015, the following proteins share a genomic window:
- the rnc gene encoding ribonuclease III, which yields MKPSREMTAFMERLGHHFDDPALLSRALTHSSLSSPTRGDNQRLEFLGDRVLGLVMAEAVLAADERASEGQLAPRFNALVRKETCADVARQIDLGAAMRLGKSEMSAGGRRRVALLGDAMEAVIAAVYLDAGFVAARDLVLRLWGERIVSVEEDARDAKTALQEWAQARRMAPPRYEEVSRTGPDHAPVFRIRVSLDTGETAEAEAKAKRQAEQEAARDLLTRLG from the coding sequence GTGAAGCCCTCACGGGAGATGACGGCCTTCATGGAGCGGTTGGGGCATCACTTTGACGACCCCGCGCTTCTGTCGCGCGCGCTGACGCATTCCTCGCTGTCCTCGCCCACGCGGGGGGACAACCAGCGGCTGGAATTCCTGGGCGACCGGGTTCTGGGCCTGGTGATGGCGGAGGCGGTGCTGGCCGCCGATGAACGGGCCAGCGAAGGCCAGCTTGCGCCGCGCTTCAACGCGTTGGTGCGCAAGGAGACCTGTGCCGACGTGGCCCGGCAGATCGACCTGGGCGCGGCGATGCGCCTGGGCAAGTCGGAGATGAGCGCGGGCGGACGGCGGCGTGTCGCGCTGCTTGGCGACGCGATGGAGGCGGTGATTGCCGCCGTCTACCTGGATGCCGGGTTCGTTGCAGCGCGCGATCTGGTCCTGCGGCTGTGGGGGGAGAGGATCGTGTCGGTGGAGGAAGATGCCCGCGACGCGAAGACCGCGTTGCAGGAATGGGCTCAGGCACGGCGCATGGCCCCGCCGCGATACGAGGAAGTGTCGCGTACCGGACCGGACCACGCCCCAGTCTTCCGCATTCGCGTGAGCCTCGATACCGGGGAGACGGCGGAGGCGGAGGCGAAGGCCAAGCGCCAGGCCGAGCAGGAAGCCGCGCGGGATCTGCTGACCCGGCTGGGATAG
- the era gene encoding GTPase Era, producing the protein MPKRAGFIALIGEPNAGKSTLLNRMVGAKVSIVTHKVQTTRARIRGVAMEGDSQLIFVDTPGLFRPRRRLDRAMVAAAWTGAADADVVVLLIEAHRGLTEGVQAILDGLRDRTDGRKVALAINKIDRVEAPVLLKLTEDMNAAFGFENTYLISAEKGYGVDDLRKWLAETVPEGPWFYPEDQIADLPLRMIAAEMTREKLTLRLHQELPYQLTVETEGWEARKDGSAKIDQIIYVARDGHKGIILGKGGETIKAVSKAAREEIAEFLGYPVHLFLQVKVRPGWLDEAERYSEMGLDFKDGNA; encoded by the coding sequence ATGCCCAAACGCGCCGGTTTCATCGCCCTGATCGGAGAGCCCAACGCGGGCAAGTCCACGCTTCTGAACCGTATGGTGGGGGCCAAGGTCTCCATCGTGACGCATAAGGTGCAGACCACGCGGGCGCGCATTCGCGGCGTGGCGATGGAAGGCGACAGCCAACTGATCTTCGTCGATACGCCGGGCCTGTTCCGACCGCGCAGGCGGCTGGACCGGGCGATGGTGGCGGCGGCGTGGACGGGTGCGGCGGATGCCGATGTGGTCGTCCTGCTGATCGAGGCGCATCGCGGGCTGACCGAAGGCGTGCAGGCGATCCTGGACGGGCTGAGGGACCGGACGGACGGGCGCAAAGTGGCGCTGGCGATCAACAAGATTGACCGGGTGGAGGCGCCGGTGCTGCTGAAGCTGACCGAAGACATGAACGCGGCGTTCGGGTTCGAGAACACGTACCTGATTTCGGCGGAGAAGGGATACGGCGTCGATGACCTGCGGAAGTGGTTGGCGGAGACGGTGCCGGAGGGGCCCTGGTTTTACCCCGAGGATCAGATCGCGGATCTGCCCCTGCGCATGATCGCCGCCGAGATGACGCGAGAGAAGCTGACCCTGCGCCTGCATCAGGAACTGCCCTATCAGCTGACGGTGGAAACCGAGGGGTGGGAGGCGCGCAAGGACGGGTCCGCCAAGATCGACCAGATCATCTATGTCGCCCGCGACGGGCATAAGGGGATCATCCTTGGCAAGGGGGGCGAGACGATCAAGGCCGTCTCCAAGGCCGCACGCGAAGAGATTGCGGAATTCCTCGGCTATCCCGTCCACCTGTTCCTGCAAGTGAAGGTGCGCCCCGGCTGGCTGGATGAGGCGGAGCGGTATTCGGAAATGGGGCTGGATTTCAAGGACGGCAATGCGTGA
- a CDS encoding DUF1491 family protein produces the protein MARLTADFWVAAYLARLRLADIPVYVVARGDATAGAVLVKQSPLDGSATLYQRSYDPMSGAREWMELASGPEAEVDAAIARQRGFDPDLWVIEVEDREGRHLLDEVGLE, from the coding sequence ATGGCCAGATTGACCGCGGATTTCTGGGTGGCGGCTTATCTTGCGCGGCTCAGGCTGGCGGATATTCCCGTCTATGTGGTCGCGCGCGGCGATGCGACGGCGGGGGCGGTCCTGGTCAAGCAATCGCCGCTTGACGGCAGCGCCACGCTCTACCAGCGGTCCTATGACCCGATGAGCGGCGCGCGGGAATGGATGGAACTGGCAAGCGGACCCGAGGCGGAGGTCGACGCGGCCATCGCCCGGCAGCGCGGCTTTGATCCCGACCTGTGGGTGATCGAGGTGGAGGATCGCGAGGGGCGGCATCTGCTCGACGAGGTGGGGCTGGAATAG
- a CDS encoding Pr6Pr family membrane protein gives MFPALPPSARWTAAIIALVAAGSVAAMFVYNMDTGRYGDPVATAWGMGRFFTILTNILVAVTFTAAALRRDGIGAPWVSALTLAMVLVGGVYHTLLSGITEFEGLGAWADQGLHTVVPIACVLWWIAFAPKRHLQYRDLPMFIMWPCVYVAYALARGDADGTYPYPFMDLSDKGALAVATNLAGLVLVLLLGGVLMVMAGRYADR, from the coding sequence ATGTTTCCCGCCCTACCGCCCTCGGCCCGTTGGACGGCCGCGATCATCGCCCTTGTCGCCGCAGGCTCCGTGGCCGCGATGTTTGTCTACAACATGGACACCGGACGCTACGGCGATCCGGTGGCGACGGCTTGGGGCATGGGCCGGTTCTTCACGATCCTCACCAACATCCTCGTCGCCGTGACATTCACCGCCGCGGCGTTGCGCCGGGACGGGATCGGGGCGCCTTGGGTCTCTGCCCTGACGCTTGCCATGGTACTGGTGGGTGGCGTTTACCACACGCTCCTGTCGGGCATCACGGAGTTTGAGGGGTTGGGCGCGTGGGCCGATCAGGGCCTGCATACCGTCGTACCGATCGCCTGCGTGCTGTGGTGGATCGCCTTCGCACCGAAGCGGCACCTTCAGTACCGCGATCTGCCCATGTTCATCATGTGGCCCTGTGTTTACGTGGCCTATGCGCTGGCGCGGGGCGATGCCGACGGAACCTATCCCTACCCGTTCATGGACCTGTCCGACAAAGGCGCCCTGGCCGTGGCAACGAACCTTGCGGGACTTGTGCTCGTATTGCTTCTGGGTGGGGTCCTCATGGTGATGGCCGGGCGCTACGCCGATCGCTGA
- the recO gene encoding DNA repair protein RecO → MDWRADGILLAMRRHGETSAIIELFTESHGRHLGVVRGGASRKMAPLLQAGAQLDATWRARLSDHIGSYTVELKQGRAAEVMGDRIALAGLSAICALLSFALPERAAYPALYARTLAVLDNLGADRWAAAYLGWEMALLTDMGFGLDLSSCAATGSTEDLAYISPRTGRAVSRGSAGEWADRLLPLPPVLRGERSDLPGVVEGLGVTGHFLRTHLAASLGDRPLPVARQRLVDALARRASQERG, encoded by the coding sequence ATGGATTGGCGGGCGGACGGCATACTTCTGGCAATGCGCAGGCACGGGGAAACCTCGGCCATCATCGAGCTGTTCACGGAGAGCCATGGCCGGCATCTCGGCGTGGTGCGGGGCGGGGCCTCTCGCAAGATGGCACCGCTTTTGCAGGCGGGCGCGCAATTGGACGCCACCTGGCGCGCGCGTCTGTCCGATCACATCGGCAGTTACACGGTGGAGCTGAAGCAGGGCCGCGCGGCGGAGGTGATGGGCGACAGGATCGCGCTTGCGGGCTTGAGTGCTATCTGCGCGCTGCTGTCCTTCGCTCTGCCTGAACGCGCGGCCTATCCGGCCCTTTATGCGCGCACCTTGGCCGTTCTGGACAATCTTGGGGCAGATCGTTGGGCGGCGGCCTATCTGGGCTGGGAAATGGCGCTGCTGACGGACATGGGCTTCGGCCTTGATCTGTCGAGCTGCGCGGCGACCGGATCGACGGAGGATCTGGCCTATATCTCGCCCCGCACGGGCCGTGCCGTGTCACGGGGGTCCGCAGGCGAATGGGCGGATCGATTGTTACCCTTACCGCCCGTGCTCAGGGGCGAACGTTCCGACCTGCCGGGCGTGGTGGAGGGACTTGGCGTCACGGGCCATTTCCTTCGGACCCACCTGGCCGCGTCACTGGGGGACCGGCCCTTGCCCGTTGCGCGCCAAAGGCTGGTGGATGCGCTTGCGCGCCGTGCGTCTCAGGAAAGGGGATAG
- the thpR gene encoding RNA 2',3'-cyclic phosphodiesterase — protein MRVFIALPIAGDAVTALLRIQSTLPTGKPVPEDNLHLTLAFLGDVPAPMVEVLHDVLSATRLLRPEITFDGLDTFAEMERGLVFAAVRPTDTLSALQAKVAQAARQSGADLPRRKFRPHVTLMRSNAQPKGPARDRLAAAMARPLDVPSFSPYSVELYQSHLSATGARHEVLASYPLS, from the coding sequence ATGCGCGTCTTCATCGCCTTGCCGATTGCGGGCGATGCCGTGACGGCCCTACTCCGCATCCAATCGACGCTCCCGACCGGCAAACCGGTGCCGGAGGATAATCTGCACCTGACCCTCGCGTTTCTGGGTGACGTCCCCGCGCCGATGGTTGAGGTGCTGCACGATGTCCTGTCGGCCACTCGACTGCTCCGTCCCGAGATCACCTTCGACGGCTTGGATACATTCGCGGAGATGGAGCGCGGGCTCGTCTTCGCTGCCGTGCGCCCGACCGACACCTTGTCCGCGTTGCAAGCGAAGGTGGCACAGGCCGCGCGCCAATCGGGGGCCGATCTGCCCCGGCGAAAATTCCGCCCCCATGTCACCTTGATGCGGTCCAATGCGCAGCCCAAGGGCCCGGCGCGCGACCGCCTTGCCGCCGCGATGGCCCGTCCCCTCGACGTGCCGTCCTTCAGCCCTTACAGCGTGGAGCTCTATCAATCTCATCTGAGCGCCACCGGCGCGCGGCACGAGGTTCTGGCAAGCTATCCCCTTTCCTGA
- a CDS encoding NAD-dependent epimerase/dehydratase family protein, with product MPNNVFLTGVTGFIAKRIALDLLEAGHSVTGSLRKMARADEVRDAIRPHLTDPSRLDRLSFTELDLTADKGWAEALKGHDVLMHTASPFPMAQPKNEEDVIRPAVEGTLRAMKAAHGAGVTRVILTSSVVAIEANDTPDPKTPADWTDPNHPRASAYYKSKTLAEQAAWGFVDKHPQMQLTTINPSLVLGMPLDAHYGTSLSLIERIMGGKDPAVPNIGFGVVDVADISAMHIAALDRPESIGNRYIGSAGSITMPQIARHLADSYPGRKISTRQAPGWLLRVLALFDPAVKGILPQIGYTPQFDTSATTADLGITFAPVGEAIDAAAAAIDAA from the coding sequence ATGCCCAACAACGTCTTCCTGACCGGTGTCACCGGCTTCATCGCCAAACGCATCGCGCTTGACCTGTTGGAGGCCGGGCACAGCGTCACCGGCTCCCTCCGCAAGATGGCGCGCGCGGACGAGGTGCGCGATGCGATCCGGCCTCACCTGACTGATCCGTCCCGGCTCGACCGGCTGTCCTTCACCGAATTGGACCTGACCGCGGATAAGGGATGGGCGGAGGCGCTGAAAGGCCACGACGTGCTGATGCACACCGCCTCCCCCTTTCCGATGGCGCAGCCCAAGAACGAAGAAGACGTGATCCGCCCCGCCGTCGAAGGCACCCTTCGCGCGATGAAGGCGGCCCACGGGGCGGGTGTGACCCGCGTGATCTTGACCTCGTCCGTCGTGGCGATCGAGGCCAATGATACGCCCGATCCCAAGACTCCCGCTGATTGGACCGATCCCAACCATCCGCGCGCATCGGCCTATTACAAATCCAAGACGCTGGCCGAACAGGCGGCCTGGGGCTTCGTGGACAAACATCCGCAGATGCAGCTGACCACAATCAACCCGTCCCTCGTCCTCGGCATGCCGCTGGACGCGCATTACGGCACCTCGCTCAGCCTGATCGAGCGGATCATGGGCGGGAAGGATCCGGCCGTGCCGAATATCGGCTTCGGGGTGGTGGATGTGGCCGACATCTCCGCCATGCATATCGCCGCGTTGGACCGGCCCGAGAGCATTGGCAACCGCTACATCGGCTCGGCTGGGTCCATCACCATGCCGCAGATCGCGCGGCATCTGGCCGACAGCTATCCGGGCCGCAAGATCTCCACCCGGCAGGCACCGGGCTGGCTGTTGCGCGTCTTGGCGCTCTTCGATCCGGCGGTGAAGGGAATCCTTCCGCAAATCGGATACACGCCGCAATTCGACACCTCCGCGACCACGGCGGATCTGGGCATCACGTTCGCCCCCGTGGGCGAGGCGATCGACGCCGCGGCGGCCGCAATCGACGCGGCGTGA
- a CDS encoding acyl-CoA dehydrogenase family protein has protein sequence MPRDAHVSPKTDVILPDLLALTGAAVAPATALLDVAKSRLKDTLSEDGRVSAKLIEENQTAAHGLAWLATYVEALREMHGWAERLNADGKFGEVEQLILQIAFGEYLWQMYGGLPMNQGEILRPQDMGLTQDDQRAMMDDAVMTLTQSGNTQAARTRLVELMQERAAEITVGATGLDDELEMIREQFRRYAVDRVIPDAHDWHLKDELIPMEIIEELAEMGVFGLTIPEEHGGFGLSKASMCVVSEELSRGYIGVGSLGTRSEIAAELILAGGTEEQKAKWLPGLASGEILPTAVFTEPNTGSDLGSLRTKAVKDDNGDWVLNGNKTWITHAARTHVMTVLARTVPDTDDYKGLSMFLAEKTPGTDEAPWQDAGISGGEIEVLGYRGMKEYTVNFDDFKVKGENLLGGEEGQGFKQLMQTFESARIQTAARAIGVAQSALDAGMQYAQDRKQFGKALINFPRVSGKLAMMAVEIMVARQLTYFSAREKDNDRRCDLEAGMAKLLGARVAWAAADNALQIHGGNGFALEYGISRILCDARILNIFEGAAEIQAQVIARRLLA, from the coding sequence ATGCCCCGTGATGCCCATGTTTCGCCCAAGACCGACGTGATTCTTCCCGACCTCCTTGCCCTGACCGGCGCCGCCGTCGCCCCTGCCACGGCTCTGCTGGACGTGGCGAAGTCCCGGCTGAAGGACACGTTGAGCGAAGACGGCCGCGTCTCTGCCAAGCTGATCGAGGAAAACCAGACCGCCGCCCACGGGCTTGCCTGGCTCGCCACCTATGTGGAGGCCCTTCGGGAAATGCACGGATGGGCGGAACGCCTGAACGCCGATGGCAAATTCGGCGAGGTGGAGCAGCTGATCCTGCAAATCGCATTCGGCGAATACCTCTGGCAGATGTATGGCGGCCTGCCGATGAACCAAGGGGAGATTCTGCGCCCGCAGGATATGGGCCTGACCCAGGACGACCAGCGCGCGATGATGGATGATGCCGTCATGACGCTGACACAGTCCGGCAACACGCAAGCCGCACGCACCCGTCTGGTGGAGCTGATGCAGGAACGCGCGGCGGAGATCACCGTGGGCGCAACCGGCCTTGATGATGAGTTGGAGATGATCCGGGAGCAATTCCGGCGCTATGCGGTCGACCGCGTGATCCCCGACGCCCACGACTGGCACCTCAAGGACGAACTGATCCCGATGGAGATCATCGAGGAGCTGGCCGAGATGGGCGTTTTCGGCCTGACCATCCCCGAAGAACATGGCGGCTTCGGCCTGTCGAAAGCATCCATGTGCGTCGTCTCCGAAGAACTCTCGCGCGGCTATATCGGCGTGGGTTCCCTTGGCACCCGGTCCGAGATCGCCGCCGAGTTGATCCTTGCCGGGGGCACCGAGGAGCAGAAGGCCAAATGGCTGCCCGGCCTCGCCTCGGGTGAAATCCTGCCCACCGCCGTCTTCACCGAGCCCAATACCGGCTCCGACCTCGGATCGCTGCGGACCAAAGCCGTTAAGGATGACAACGGCGACTGGGTTCTGAACGGGAACAAGACATGGATCACCCACGCCGCCCGCACACACGTAATGACCGTCCTCGCCCGCACCGTGCCGGACACGGACGACTACAAGGGCCTCAGCATGTTTTTGGCAGAGAAAACGCCGGGAACCGACGAAGCACCGTGGCAGGACGCAGGGATCAGCGGCGGTGAGATCGAGGTCCTCGGCTATCGCGGCATGAAGGAATACACGGTCAATTTCGACGATTTCAAAGTAAAGGGCGAAAACCTTCTGGGCGGCGAAGAGGGGCAGGGCTTCAAGCAGCTGATGCAGACCTTCGAAAGCGCCCGTATCCAGACCGCCGCGCGGGCCATCGGTGTGGCGCAATCCGCCCTCGATGCCGGGATGCAATACGCCCAGGATCGCAAGCAATTCGGCAAGGCGCTGATCAACTTCCCCCGCGTCTCCGGCAAGCTTGCCATGATGGCGGTGGAGATCATGGTGGCCCGCCAACTCACCTATTTCTCGGCCCGCGAGAAGGACAATGACCGCCGCTGCGACCTCGAGGCCGGGATGGCCAAACTGCTGGGTGCCCGCGTGGCGTGGGCCGCGGCGGACAACGCCCTGCAAATCCACGGCGGCAACGGCTTCGCGCTGGAATACGGCATTTCCCGCATTCTGTGTGACGCCCGCATCCTGAACATCTTTGAGGGCGCGGCAGAGATTCAGGCGCAGGTGATTGCACGTCGATTGCTGGCCTGA
- a CDS encoding sulfite exporter TauE/SafE family protein: MINDVLSLMPVWAFLAALAISFGAGLVKGITGFGLPLIVVTGLSLFLDPLLAVAGVILPAVFSNVFQVLRHSRAEIADGVRDFWRYILIVCVVILLVTQVVTLIPIKALYLALGIPVLAISLVQLSGLRFTIPPHRRRVAEWGVGGLAGVLGGLTGSWGAPTVLYLLALDTPKARQMLVQGIVYSLGAISLFAGHLNSGLLTWTTATFSAALLLPVFLGMKVGYWLGDRLDQDRFRKITLIVLVLAGASLIRRGLFG, encoded by the coding sequence ATGATCAACGATGTCCTGTCCCTGATGCCGGTCTGGGCCTTTCTGGCGGCGCTGGCAATCTCCTTCGGGGCGGGGCTTGTGAAGGGGATCACCGGATTCGGCCTGCCGCTGATCGTGGTGACGGGTCTGTCGCTGTTCCTTGATCCGCTGCTTGCGGTCGCGGGCGTGATCCTTCCGGCGGTGTTTTCCAACGTGTTCCAGGTTCTGCGCCACAGCCGGGCGGAGATCGCGGACGGCGTGCGCGACTTCTGGCGCTACATTCTCATTGTCTGCGTGGTGATCCTTCTGGTGACGCAGGTTGTGACGCTGATCCCGATCAAGGCGCTTTATCTCGCCCTCGGCATTCCGGTTCTGGCCATATCACTTGTGCAGTTGAGCGGTCTGCGTTTCACCATTCCACCACACCGCAGGCGGGTCGCGGAATGGGGCGTGGGCGGATTGGCGGGTGTTCTTGGCGGGCTGACCGGATCGTGGGGCGCGCCGACGGTCCTGTATCTTCTGGCGCTCGACACGCCCAAGGCGCGGCAGATGCTGGTGCAGGGGATCGTTTATTCGTTGGGCGCGATCAGCCTGTTTGCGGGGCACCTGAATTCCGGGCTTCTGACGTGGACCACCGCAACGTTTTCCGCGGCACTTCTGCTGCCGGTCTTCCTCGGGATGAAAGTGGGATACTGGTTGGGCGACAGGTTGGACCAGGACCGGTTCCGCAAGATTACGCTGATCGTGCTTGTGCTTGCAGGGGCCAGCCTGATCCGACGCGGCCTGTTCGGGTGA
- a CDS encoding DUF3859 domain-containing protein: MFARAILVLFALSLPATAQDAALRVGDGIETLLYGVYCAQEPIREDPAPETANGTINIVPSIPDFQFRSKIVPAEIGIGFGVVSSAPLGVDHGAVTVTVTHPPFPGSGVEVERWQTDIGSGPNLTGFSFDHDHELVLGEWTFHAVTESGEELFFIAFEVVAPDLMPQVMDTCFDSFVS, translated from the coding sequence ATGTTCGCGCGCGCGATCCTTGTCCTGTTCGCCCTGTCCCTGCCCGCCACGGCACAGGATGCCGCCCTGAGGGTCGGGGACGGGATCGAGACCCTCCTTTACGGCGTCTATTGCGCGCAGGAGCCGATCCGCGAAGATCCGGCGCCGGAGACGGCGAATGGCACCATCAACATCGTTCCATCGATCCCCGATTTCCAGTTCCGCAGCAAGATCGTGCCCGCCGAGATCGGGATCGGCTTCGGCGTCGTGTCCTCCGCCCCCCTTGGCGTCGACCACGGGGCCGTGACGGTCACTGTCACCCATCCCCCCTTCCCCGGATCGGGGGTGGAGGTCGAACGCTGGCAGACCGATATCGGCAGCGGCCCCAACCTGACCGGGTTCAGCTTCGATCACGACCACGAGCTTGTGTTGGGGGAATGGACGTTTCACGCCGTCACCGAATCGGGCGAGGAATTGTTCTTCATCGCGTTCGAGGTTGTCGCCCCCGACCTGATGCCGCAGGTGATGGACACCTGCTTCGATTCCTTCGTGTCCTGA
- a CDS encoding phosphoenolpyruvate carboxykinase, whose amino-acid sequence MTQGRVNPAHTLDQHGITGLGSVYYNLLEPALMEAAVKRGEGRIGKGGTFLVSTGQFTGRSPNDKFVVRTPDVEDKIWWDNNAPMAPDAFDRLHADMLDHMKGGDYFVQDLFGGADPEHRLDVRVVSELAWHNLFIRHLLRRPDSDELAEFIPEFTIINCPSFKADPARHGTNSETVIALNFERKLILIGNTEYAGENKKSVFTLLNYILPEKGVMAMHCSANHAIGDPEDAAVFFGLSGTGKTTLSADPGRTLIGDDEHGWSDTGTFNFEGGCYAKTINLREEAEPEIFATTSKFSTVIENMVYDDDTLELDFDDDSLTANTRCAYPLDMISNASATGLGGHPKNIVMLTCDAFGVLPPIARLTPAQAMYHFLSGFTAKVAGTERGVTEPTPTFSTCFGAPFMPRRPEVYGDLLREKISEHGATCWLVNTGWTGGAYGTGSRMPIRATRALLTAALDGTLNRGKFRKDPHFGFEVPTTCPGCDDDLLDPRETWADGSAYDRQAQKLVQMFADNFAQYVAHIDEDVRAAAI is encoded by the coding sequence ATGACCCAAGGACGCGTGAACCCCGCACACACGCTCGATCAACACGGCATCACGGGGCTCGGGTCGGTCTATTACAACCTTCTGGAACCCGCGCTGATGGAAGCGGCGGTCAAGCGTGGCGAGGGGCGGATCGGCAAGGGTGGCACCTTCCTTGTCTCCACTGGTCAGTTCACGGGACGCTCACCCAACGACAAGTTCGTCGTGCGCACTCCGGATGTCGAAGACAAGATCTGGTGGGACAACAACGCGCCCATGGCACCCGATGCCTTCGATCGGCTGCATGCCGACATGCTCGACCACATGAAGGGCGGTGATTACTTCGTTCAGGACCTCTTCGGCGGGGCCGATCCGGAACACCGCCTTGATGTTCGCGTGGTCAGTGAGCTTGCCTGGCACAACCTCTTCATCCGCCACCTCCTGCGCCGCCCCGATTCGGACGAGCTGGCGGAATTCATCCCCGAATTCACGATCATCAATTGCCCGAGCTTCAAGGCCGACCCGGCGCGTCACGGCACCAATTCGGAGACCGTCATCGCGCTGAATTTCGAACGTAAGCTGATCCTGATCGGCAACACGGAATATGCCGGAGAGAACAAGAAATCGGTCTTCACCCTGCTCAACTACATCCTGCCCGAAAAGGGTGTGATGGCGATGCATTGTTCGGCCAACCACGCCATTGGCGATCCGGAAGACGCCGCCGTCTTCTTCGGCCTGTCGGGCACCGGCAAGACGACCCTGTCCGCCGATCCCGGCCGCACGTTGATCGGCGACGATGAGCATGGCTGGTCCGACACCGGCACGTTCAACTTCGAAGGCGGCTGCTACGCCAAGACAATCAATCTGCGGGAGGAAGCGGAGCCGGAGATCTTCGCGACCACGTCCAAATTCTCCACCGTGATCGAGAACATGGTCTATGACGACGATACGTTGGAGCTGGATTTCGACGATGACAGCCTGACGGCCAACACGCGCTGCGCCTATCCGCTCGACATGATCTCGAACGCCAGTGCGACGGGTCTTGGCGGGCATCCCAAGAACATCGTAATGCTCACCTGCGATGCCTTCGGCGTTCTGCCCCCGATTGCACGCCTGACGCCAGCGCAGGCGATGTACCACTTCCTGAGTGGCTTCACCGCCAAGGTCGCCGGCACAGAACGGGGCGTGACCGAACCGACGCCGACCTTTTCCACATGCTTCGGCGCGCCGTTTATGCCGCGTCGTCCGGAGGTCTATGGCGACCTCCTGCGCGAGAAGATCAGCGAACACGGCGCCACCTGCTGGCTCGTCAACACCGGATGGACCGGCGGGGCGTACGGCACAGGCTCACGGATGCCGATCCGCGCCACCCGCGCGCTGCTGACCGCCGCACTGGACGGCACGCTGAACCGCGGCAAGTTCCGCAAGGATCCGCATTTCGGCTTCGAGGTTCCCACCACCTGCCCCGGCTGTGACGACGATCTGCTCGACCCGCGCGAAACCTGGGCCGATGGCAGCGCCTATGACCGTCAGGCGCAGAAGCTGGTGCAGATGTTCGCAGACAATTTCGCGCAATACGTCGCCCATATCGACGAGGATGTGCGCGCCGCCGCGATCTAG
- a CDS encoding response regulator transcription factor — MARIALVDDDRNILTSVSMTLEAEGFDVETYNDGQSALDAFNRKLPDLGVFDIKMPRMDGMDLLQRLRTKSQMPVIFLTSKDDEIDELMGLRMGADDYVRKPFSQRLLVERIRSILRRQDAIASDAAGAPEESTVLDRGDLRMDPLRHAVTWKGRDVTLTVTEFLLLQALAQRPGFVKSRDQLMDVAYDEQVYVDDRTIDSHIKRLRKKMRSVDDEFSAIETLYGIGYRYNEE, encoded by the coding sequence ATGGCGCGTATCGCACTTGTCGATGACGACAGGAATATCCTGACGTCCGTATCAATGACTCTTGAGGCAGAGGGTTTTGACGTCGAGACCTACAATGACGGGCAATCGGCCCTGGATGCCTTCAATCGCAAATTGCCGGATCTGGGTGTCTTCGACATCAAGATGCCGCGCATGGACGGGATGGACCTGTTGCAGCGTCTGCGCACCAAGTCGCAGATGCCGGTGATCTTCCTGACGTCCAAGGATGACGAGATCGACGAGCTGATGGGCCTGCGCATGGGCGCCGACGATTACGTGCGCAAGCCGTTCTCGCAGCGCCTGCTCGTGGAGCGTATCCGGTCAATCCTGCGCCGTCAGGACGCGATCGCCTCCGACGCCGCCGGCGCGCCCGAGGAAAGCACGGTTCTGGACCGCGGCGATCTGCGGATGGATCCGCTGCGCCACGCGGTGACGTGGAAGGGCCGCGACGTGACCCTCACCGTGACCGAATTCCTGCTGTTGCAGGCGCTGGCACAACGGCCCGGTTTCGTGAAGTCTCGCGATCAGCTGATGGATGTCGCCTATGACGAGCAGGTCTATGTCGACGACCGGACCATCGACAGCCACATCAAGCGCCTGCGCAAGAAGATGCGCTCCGTGGATGATGAGTTCTCGGCGATCGAGACGCTCTATGGCATCGGCTACCGCTACAACGAAGAATAA